A DNA window from Kitasatospora atroaurantiaca contains the following coding sequences:
- a CDS encoding heparan-alpha-glucosaminide N-acetyltransferase domain-containing protein yields MAVDAARGLAVFGMFAAHVGPDPEVGGAVGAAMQLAHGRASALFALLAGLALVLIAGRRPKAGRDGRQALARIVIRAVVLLAMGLALSRIGSPVEPILAAYGVYFLLALPLLRLPAQWLAGTAAAWAVLGPQLSFAARVAGVGEDGTWLSELLLTGLYPAATWMPYVLAGMALGRLDLAAGAVRRRLAAVGAGLAVLGYGTSWIALRVLGAEQPSEGEGTVAIDDPVGLLGAAPHTGSTFEILGNLGCAGLVLVACGALAERFGPRAAAPLATVGAVSLSAYVGHIALIVLLDIELVPGPPLRVLAAFVAGTLLSAWLWAGRFRRGPLETLVHRATLAARYVR; encoded by the coding sequence GTGGCTGTGGATGCGGCGCGTGGGCTGGCGGTGTTCGGGATGTTCGCCGCGCACGTGGGGCCGGATCCGGAGGTGGGCGGCGCGGTGGGTGCAGCGATGCAGCTGGCGCACGGGCGGGCGTCGGCGCTGTTCGCGCTGCTGGCCGGGCTGGCGCTGGTGCTGATCGCCGGTCGGCGGCCGAAGGCCGGCCGGGATGGGCGGCAGGCGCTGGCCAGGATAGTGATCCGCGCCGTCGTGCTCCTGGCGATGGGCCTGGCACTGAGCAGGATCGGCTCGCCCGTCGAACCGATCCTCGCCGCCTACGGCGTCTACTTCCTGCTCGCGCTGCCGCTGCTCCGGCTGCCCGCGCAGTGGCTGGCGGGGACGGCGGCGGCTTGGGCAGTGCTCGGGCCGCAGCTCTCCTTCGCGGCCCGGGTGGCCGGCGTGGGAGAGGACGGGACCTGGCTGTCGGAGCTGCTGCTCACGGGCCTGTACCCGGCCGCGACCTGGATGCCGTACGTCCTGGCGGGCATGGCGCTCGGGCGGCTCGACCTGGCGGCAGGCGCGGTCCGGCGCCGACTGGCGGCGGTCGGCGCCGGGCTGGCAGTGCTGGGGTACGGCACGTCCTGGATCGCCCTTCGCGTGCTGGGCGCGGAGCAGCCGAGCGAAGGGGAGGGCACGGTCGCCATCGACGACCCGGTGGGGCTGTTGGGTGCCGCTCCGCACACGGGGTCGACCTTCGAGATCCTCGGCAACCTCGGATGCGCGGGGCTGGTGCTGGTGGCCTGTGGCGCGCTCGCGGAGCGCTTCGGGCCGCGGGCCGCGGCGCCACTGGCCACCGTGGGCGCCGTCTCCCTATCCGCCTACGTCGGGCACATCGCGCTGATCGTACTGCTCGACATCGAGCTGGTGCCCGGCCCGCCGCTGCGGGTGCTGGCGGCCTTCGTCGCGGGCACGTTGCTGTCGGCGTGGCTCTGGGCCGGCCGCTTCCGCCGCGGCCCGCTGGAGACCCTGGTGCACCGCGCCACCCTGGCGGCCCGCTACGTGCGGTGA
- a CDS encoding Lrp/AsnC family transcriptional regulator, producing the protein MDATDRAIIAELQRDGRLTNVELAHRVGLTTGPCLRRVQRLEADGVIRGYRAVIDLAAVGRSFEVLVDLTLDAQDAETVARFEQTLTQAEEVIELHRLFGSPDYFVRVAVADLAAYEAFLSQRVMTIPRVKNVTSHFTMKNVKPAS; encoded by the coding sequence ATGGATGCGACCGACAGAGCAATCATTGCCGAGCTGCAGCGGGATGGTCGGCTGACGAACGTCGAGCTGGCCCATCGCGTCGGGCTCACCACCGGGCCCTGCCTCAGGCGTGTACAGCGCCTGGAGGCCGACGGGGTCATCCGCGGCTACCGGGCCGTCATCGACCTTGCCGCTGTCGGACGATCTTTCGAGGTCCTGGTCGACCTCACTCTCGACGCCCAGGACGCGGAGACCGTCGCGCGCTTCGAGCAGACCCTGACACAGGCCGAGGAGGTGATCGAGCTTCACCGGCTGTTCGGCAGCCCCGACTACTTCGTGCGCGTGGCCGTCGCCGATCTGGCCGCCTACGAGGCCTTCCTCAGTCAGCGCGTCATGACCATCCCCCGCGTCAAGAACGTCACCTCGCACTTCACGATGAAGAACGTGAAACCGGCCTCGTAG
- a CDS encoding AzlC family ABC transporter permease gives MQHDAPTQITAPDPAPAQTPATRRQQIAAGVRDSFSAGLGIFPLGIALGLLVIQAGLPWWLAPALSLSVFAGSLELLLVGMMATSTSLAAVALTVLVVNFRHVFYAFSFPLHLVKNPVAKAYAVYAMIDEAYAVNASLPERERSAPRLLAMQIACETYWVGGGLVGVALGAALPAPIKGLEFALCALFTVLTLDAFRSRSEIPSLLLAGAGVTVALVLTPGVAMFTALLLFVALLLARHTLTARHHLAQEATDA, from the coding sequence GTGCAACATGACGCCCCGACTCAGATAACCGCGCCGGATCCCGCTCCGGCGCAGACCCCGGCCACCCGGCGGCAGCAGATCGCCGCGGGAGTCCGGGACTCCTTCTCCGCAGGACTGGGGATCTTCCCGCTCGGGATCGCGCTCGGCCTGTTGGTGATCCAGGCCGGCCTTCCGTGGTGGCTTGCCCCTGCCCTGTCCCTGTCCGTCTTCGCCGGCTCACTGGAGCTGCTGCTGGTGGGCATGATGGCCACCAGCACGTCGCTGGCAGCGGTCGCGCTGACCGTGCTGGTGGTCAACTTCCGACACGTCTTCTACGCCTTCTCGTTTCCCCTCCACCTGGTCAAGAACCCGGTCGCGAAGGCGTACGCCGTCTACGCGATGATCGACGAGGCGTACGCCGTCAACGCCTCCCTGCCCGAGAGGGAACGCTCGGCGCCCCGCCTGCTGGCGATGCAGATCGCCTGCGAGACGTACTGGGTCGGTGGCGGACTCGTCGGTGTCGCCCTCGGCGCGGCCCTGCCTGCGCCCATCAAGGGTCTGGAGTTCGCGCTGTGCGCCCTGTTCACCGTGCTCACCCTGGACGCGTTCCGCTCGCGGAGCGAGATCCCCTCGCTTCTGCTCGCCGGGGCCGGCGTCACGGTCGCGCTCGTGCTGACCCCGGGCGTCGCGATGTTCACCGCGTTGCTGCTGTTCGTCGCCCTGCTGCTGGCCCGCCACACGCTCACCGCCCGTCACCACCTCGCTCAGGAGGCCACCGATGCCTAG
- a CDS encoding branched-chain amino acid transporter permease, whose protein sequence is MPSTAYLLAVLAIAFTITFALRAMPFAVLGRLRGSAIVQQLSAWMPVGILAILAVAALHGTLAADRHATWYAPLAVAVTAGVHLAFGRRTILSVGIGTAVYVALVNTF, encoded by the coding sequence ATGCCTAGCACCGCCTATCTCCTCGCCGTCCTCGCGATCGCCTTCACCATCACCTTCGCCCTTCGGGCAATGCCGTTCGCGGTGCTCGGCAGGCTGCGCGGCTCGGCGATCGTGCAGCAGTTGTCGGCGTGGATGCCGGTGGGCATTCTCGCCATCCTCGCCGTGGCCGCCCTGCACGGCACCTTGGCCGCGGACCGGCACGCCACCTGGTACGCGCCGCTTGCGGTCGCCGTCACCGCCGGCGTCCATCTTGCCTTCGGCCGCCGCACGATCCTGAGCGTCGGCATCGGCACCGCCGTCTACGTCGCCCTCGTCAATACCTTCTGA
- a CDS encoding IS3 family transposase, with protein MTVHPFIEAEKQSGHNVKRACELLKVSRAAFYARRTAMPGPRAVRDAELTEKITEVHQASRGSYGSPRVHAVLQREGERCGRRRIARLMRRSGLQGRHRRRRQRTTIPDPHAGTRPDLVLRDFQPDPAAVDTRWCGDITYIPTQEGWLYLATVIDIASRRVVGWATADHLRTELVADALRAACRTRRPSGPVVFHSDRGCQYTSREFSILARDFDVRLSVGRTGQCWDNALAESFFATLKRELLGDRPWPSRAVARTAIFEWIESWYNIRRLHSSLGYRSPAEYETVLAA; from the coding sequence GTGACGGTGCACCCGTTCATCGAGGCGGAGAAGCAGAGCGGCCACAACGTCAAACGGGCGTGTGAGCTGCTGAAGGTCTCCCGTGCCGCCTTCTACGCCCGCCGCACCGCCATGCCCGGTCCCCGCGCGGTGCGCGACGCGGAGCTGACCGAGAAGATCACCGAGGTCCACCAGGCCTCGCGAGGCAGCTACGGATCCCCGCGCGTCCATGCCGTGCTCCAGCGCGAGGGCGAGCGGTGCGGCCGCCGCCGGATCGCCCGGTTGATGCGCCGATCCGGCCTGCAGGGCCGCCACCGCCGGCGACGACAGCGCACCACGATCCCCGATCCGCATGCCGGCACTCGTCCGGACCTGGTCCTGCGAGACTTCCAGCCCGACCCGGCGGCGGTCGACACGCGTTGGTGCGGCGACATCACCTACATACCGACCCAGGAGGGCTGGCTCTACCTGGCCACCGTCATCGACATCGCCTCGCGCCGCGTCGTCGGTTGGGCCACCGCAGACCACCTGCGGACCGAACTGGTCGCCGATGCGCTTCGGGCTGCCTGCCGGACCCGCCGCCCATCCGGTCCGGTGGTGTTCCATTCGGATCGCGGCTGTCAATATACGAGTCGCGAATTCTCCATCCTGGCAAGGGATTTCGATGTCAGATTGTCGGTCGGCCGCACCGGTCAGTGCTGGGACAATGCGCTCGCCGAGTCGTTCTTCGCCACGCTGAAGCGGGAGTTGCTCGGCGACCGGCCGTGGCCGAGCCGGGCGGTGGCCCGCACCGCGATCTTCGAGTGGATCGAGAGCTGGTACAACATACGCAGGCTGCACAGCAGCCTCGGCTACCGCAGTCCCGCCGAGTACGAGACCGTTCTCGCGGCCTGA
- a CDS encoding IS110 family transposase, whose product MIVVGVDAHKKTHTLVAVDPLGRRLDQLTIAATPTGHQQACEWIGKFGQVLVAVEDCRHLTRRFEVDLLNARHSVVRVHTRLMAGARRSARERGKSDPIDAEAVARVALREPDLPKACLDGPSRDTKLIVDHRRLLVRQRTAAANKLRWFLHEIDPELPVPSRGLRRLCVFDTLEATLTGRPGVVVEIALDMIAECRRLTLRINALESRLRRLVRELAPALLEVPGCGVIGAAAILGETAGAARFKSKDAFAHFNGTAPIPVWSSNKVRVRLNRGGNRTINNALHMVAVTQVRGSGEGAAYYAKQIAAGKTVKEALRLLKRRISDRVFRALLADETARSRHDQPAEGSVELAA is encoded by the coding sequence ATGATCGTGGTCGGCGTCGACGCGCACAAGAAGACCCACACCCTGGTCGCTGTCGACCCGCTCGGACGGCGACTGGACCAGCTCACGATCGCCGCGACACCCACAGGCCACCAACAAGCATGCGAGTGGATAGGGAAGTTCGGCCAGGTCCTGGTCGCCGTGGAGGACTGCCGACATCTGACCCGACGCTTCGAGGTCGACCTGCTGAACGCCCGCCACTCCGTCGTCCGCGTGCACACGAGGCTGATGGCCGGCGCCCGCCGCTCCGCCCGCGAGCGCGGCAAATCCGACCCGATCGACGCCGAGGCGGTGGCCCGGGTCGCCCTGCGCGAACCCGACCTACCGAAGGCCTGCCTGGACGGCCCGTCCCGCGACACGAAGCTGATCGTCGACCACCGCCGCCTCCTGGTTCGCCAGCGGACAGCCGCAGCCAACAAGCTCCGCTGGTTCCTCCACGAGATCGACCCCGAACTGCCCGTCCCCTCACGAGGCCTTCGCCGCTTGTGCGTCTTCGACACGCTAGAGGCAACTCTCACTGGACGTCCGGGAGTTGTCGTCGAGATCGCCCTCGACATGATCGCCGAGTGTCGACGGCTCACCTTGCGGATCAATGCCCTGGAAAGCCGGCTGCGACGTCTGGTGCGCGAGCTCGCGCCCGCTCTGCTGGAGGTGCCAGGCTGTGGGGTGATCGGCGCCGCCGCGATCCTCGGCGAGACCGCAGGTGCCGCCCGGTTCAAGTCGAAGGACGCGTTCGCGCACTTCAACGGCACCGCACCGATCCCGGTCTGGTCCTCGAACAAGGTCAGAGTTCGGCTCAACCGCGGCGGCAACCGGACGATCAACAACGCCCTCCACATGGTCGCGGTCACACAGGTTCGCGGCAGCGGCGAGGGAGCCGCCTACTACGCCAAGCAGATTGCGGCCGGGAAGACCGTCAAAGAGGCTCTCCGCCTGCTCAAACGCCGTATCTCGGACAGGGTCTTCCGGGCCCTGCTCGCCGACGAGACCGCACGAAGTCGACACGACCAACCTGCCGAAGGGTCAGTCGAGTTGGCTGCTTGA
- a CDS encoding transposase has product MESMGKKKPRPRRSFTPEFKAEIVELCRRGDRSVGQVAKDFDLTETAVRDWIKQAEVDAGERDGLTSNEREELARLRRENRRLREDVDILRRATAFFASMPK; this is encoded by the coding sequence ATGGAGAGCATGGGGAAGAAGAAGCCGCGCCCTCGCCGCTCGTTCACACCGGAGTTCAAGGCCGAGATCGTCGAGCTGTGCCGACGCGGAGACCGCTCGGTCGGCCAGGTGGCCAAGGACTTCGACCTGACCGAGACCGCAGTACGTGACTGGATCAAGCAGGCCGAGGTCGACGCAGGCGAACGCGACGGCTTGACCAGCAACGAGCGCGAGGAACTGGCCAGGCTGCGGCGGGAGAACCGCCGCCTGCGCGAGGACGTGGACATCCTCCGCCGGGCGACAGCTTTCTTCGCGTCAATGCCAAAGTAG
- a CDS encoding GNAT family N-acetyltransferase, producing MEDLGPVAWPPEPIRTERLVLREPEARDRAAFIELLASPEVHTYLGGPRPRDELEREVSGAPERWPGSFVVDLDGSMIGQILLRRATGHRRPAAAGKADLGYLFLPRAWGFGYAAEACAAALGWLAGALPGEPVVLTTQSANVGSMRLAAKLGFTEVERFEAWGAEQWLGMWSPVTPSS from the coding sequence ATGGAAGATCTGGGACCCGTGGCTTGGCCGCCTGAGCCGATCAGGACCGAGAGGCTCGTGCTCCGTGAGCCCGAGGCCCGGGACCGTGCGGCGTTCATCGAGCTGCTCGCCTCGCCAGAGGTGCACACCTACCTCGGCGGCCCCCGGCCGCGTGACGAGCTTGAGCGCGAGGTGTCCGGGGCACCCGAGCGGTGGCCCGGGAGCTTCGTCGTTGATCTCGACGGGTCGATGATCGGCCAGATCCTGCTCAGGAGAGCAACGGGGCACCGTCGCCCGGCTGCCGCAGGGAAGGCCGATCTCGGCTACCTGTTCCTGCCGCGGGCGTGGGGATTCGGGTATGCCGCCGAGGCGTGCGCGGCGGCACTCGGCTGGCTCGCCGGCGCGCTTCCCGGCGAGCCGGTGGTGCTCACCACCCAGAGCGCCAACGTCGGCTCGATGCGTCTCGCGGCGAAGCTGGGGTTCACTGAGGTAGAGCGGTTCGAGGCCTGGGGAGCCGAGCAGTGGCTCGGCATGTGGTCCCCGGTCACGCCGTCCAGTTGA
- a CDS encoding DUF6193 family natural product biosynthesis protein, with the protein MQQRHQQVARGPRLLPAATAELGEQQRLLRLRLRWQWMREAHEIRRPGMAYPGIVPLLEAAAAEPRLRGLYGMAHVSGPVRSGSRMTPTSGGTRRSLSRQWTAQQRSAWRPPDSEKPLSYRSRNLSIERKSRLGDRRAVGA; encoded by the coding sequence GTGCAGCAGCGCCACCAGCAGGTCGCGCGCGGACCGCGGCTGCTGCCTGCAGCCACTGCTGAACTGGGAGAACAGCAGCGGCTGCTGAGACTGAGGCTGCGCTGGCAGTGGATGCGCGAGGCGCACGAGATCCGCAGGCCCGGGATGGCATACCCAGGCATCGTCCCCTTGCTGGAGGCCGCAGCCGCGGAGCCTCGGCTGCGGGGGCTCTACGGGATGGCACACGTCAGCGGACCGGTTCGTTCGGGGAGCCGGATGACGCCTACGTCAGGGGGAACTCGCCGGTCGCTCTCCCGGCAATGGACGGCACAGCAACGTAGCGCCTGGCGCCCACCGGACTCTGAGAAGCCGTTGTCGTACCGATCAAGGAACTTGTCGATCGAACGGAAGTCCCGATTGGGTGATCGTCGAGCGGTTGGCGCATGA
- a CDS encoding IS5 family transposase codes for MTDTEWAVVRASLPVPGWLEGRGGQPEGYCHRQMLDAVRYLVDNGIKWRAMPADFPAWDRVYAFYRRWRDKGLIKELHDRLRDKVRRAEGRDPEPTAGIIDSQSVRAAASVPAATRGYDGGKMVPGRKRHIVVDCLGLLLAVLVTAANVTDREAGASLLARLRARYFRLTLVWADGGYTGSLVDIAAKAWRIALTVVKRNHDTAGFKVLPKRWLVERTFAWLMRSRRLARDYETRTDTAEAMLLWSMTMVMSRRLARRSS; via the coding sequence ATGACGGACACGGAGTGGGCCGTGGTCCGGGCATCGCTGCCGGTGCCGGGGTGGCTGGAGGGGCGGGGCGGCCAGCCGGAGGGCTATTGCCACCGACAGATGCTGGATGCCGTGCGGTATCTGGTCGACAACGGCATCAAATGGCGGGCGATGCCGGCGGACTTCCCCGCTTGGGACCGGGTCTACGCCTTCTACCGACGCTGGCGCGACAAGGGCCTGATCAAGGAGCTGCACGACCGGCTGCGCGACAAGGTTCGGCGGGCCGAGGGCCGGGATCCGGAGCCGACGGCGGGGATCATCGACTCGCAGTCGGTGCGGGCCGCCGCGTCGGTGCCGGCCGCAACGCGCGGATACGACGGCGGGAAGATGGTGCCGGGCCGCAAGAGGCACATCGTGGTGGACTGCCTCGGGCTGCTGCTGGCCGTGCTGGTCACCGCCGCGAACGTCACCGACCGAGAGGCGGGTGCGAGCCTGCTGGCCCGGCTGCGGGCACGGTACTTCCGGCTGACGCTCGTGTGGGCCGACGGCGGCTACACCGGAAGCCTGGTCGACATCGCCGCGAAGGCTTGGCGCATCGCGTTGACGGTGGTCAAACGCAACCACGACACTGCGGGCTTCAAGGTGCTGCCGAAGAGGTGGCTGGTGGAACGGACATTCGCGTGGCTGATGCGCTCACGCCGCCTGGCCCGGGACTACGAAACCCGCACCGACACCGCCGAGGCGATGCTGCTGTGGTCGATGACCATGGTCATGAGCCGCCGCCTGGCCCGCCGGTCCAGCTGA
- a CDS encoding IS3 family transposase (programmed frameshift) yields MARPSSYPPELRRRAVRMVAEVLGDYPNESAALRAVAEKLGIGSAETLRNWVRRDQVDSGQRPGTTTEESAQIKAMKKEIAELKRANDILKAAAKFLRGRARPATPSLVAFIDEHRGRFGGVEPICRVLTEHGCSIAPSTYYAQHKRLVSPCARTLRDEELKPLIKEVHDTNYRVYGARKVWRELQRQGHEVARCTVERLMRELGIAGAVRGKKVITTIPDPAAVRAPDLVDRQFVAGAPNRCWVADFTHIATWSGVVYVAFVVDTFSRRIVGWAASTSKETRLVLDALDMALWQRDRDGFPHQRGELIHHSDAGSQYTSFRLAEHLDAVGIAASIGSVGDAYDNALMESTIGLYKTELIKPGRPWKTLAQVELATAEWTDWYCHRRLHGEIGHVPPAEYETAYYLTATKPQVTTTT; encoded by the exons ATGGCACGTCCCTCTTCCTACCCGCCTGAGCTGCGCCGTCGTGCGGTGCGCATGGTTGCCGAGGTCCTCGGTGACTACCCGAACGAGTCGGCCGCGCTGCGGGCCGTCGCGGAGAAGCTGGGCATCGGCTCGGCCGAGACCCTGCGCAACTGGGTGCGACGCGACCAGGTCGACTCCGGTCAGCGCCCGGGCACGACCACGGAGGAGTCCGCGCAGATCAAGGCGATGAAGAAGGAGATCGCCGAACTCAAGCGCGCCAACGACATCTTGAAGGCCGCGGCGA AGTTTCTTCGCGGCCGAGCTCGACCGGCCACACCTTCGCTCGTAGCGTTCATCGACGAGCACCGGGGCCGCTTCGGCGGCGTCGAGCCGATCTGCCGCGTTCTCACCGAGCACGGCTGCAGCATCGCCCCCTCCACCTACTACGCCCAGCACAAGCGCCTGGTCTCGCCGTGTGCTCGCACTCTGCGCGACGAGGAACTCAAGCCGCTGATCAAGGAGGTCCATGACACCAACTACCGCGTCTACGGGGCCCGGAAAGTCTGGCGCGAGCTGCAACGCCAAGGCCACGAGGTGGCCCGCTGCACCGTCGAACGCCTGATGCGTGAACTCGGCATCGCCGGCGCCGTGCGTGGCAAGAAGGTGATCACCACCATCCCCGACCCGGCCGCCGTTCGCGCCCCGGACCTGGTGGACCGTCAGTTCGTCGCCGGCGCGCCGAACCGCTGCTGGGTCGCCGACTTCACGCACATCGCCACGTGGTCCGGCGTCGTCTACGTCGCCTTCGTCGTGGACACCTTCTCCCGCCGGATCGTCGGCTGGGCCGCGTCAACGTCCAAGGAGACCCGGCTCGTCCTGGACGCGCTGGACATGGCGCTGTGGCAGCGCGACCGTGACGGGTTCCCCCACCAGAGAGGCGAGTTGATACATCACTCGGATGCCGGGTCGCAGTACACGAGTTTCCGGCTCGCCGAGCACCTGGACGCCGTCGGCATCGCGGCCTCGATCGGATCCGTCGGCGACGCCTACGACAACGCCCTGATGGAATCCACCATCGGCCTCTACAAAACGGAGCTGATCAAGCCCGGCCGGCCCTGGAAGACCCTCGCCCAGGTCGAGCTCGCCACAGCCGAGTGGACCGACTGGTACTGCCACCGGCGACTCCACGGTGAGATAGGCCACGTCCCACCCGCCGAATACGAGACCGCCTACTACCTCACAGCCACAAAACCCCAGGTCACAACCACAACCTGA
- a CDS encoding LUD domain-containing protein, whose amino-acid sequence MNDFQEIADRVEIEALRGEFTDAAMMRDRARLAALFTPDGVLRMPNVPVELIGREEIRTGGERLQSQWDFFVQNSHPGTVRIDGDAATGRTYIQEIARVLDGQSGLNFAIYHDTYRRTPEGWKFAERVYEVRYVDTTPLRGFAPDPDAQAHGSGKAGDTGRASGAGEADAPATGAAADYSAPASAERLDRAIAALRANGFTAELLDDAAAARARIKDLIPEGAGVFTGASETLRLSGIAQDIETGDRYQAIRPRVLKMDRATESDQIRRLAATPDVFVASVTAVTETGSLVLASGSGSQLPASGGAARAIWVVGAQKVVPDLNTALRRVEEHALPLETARAKAVYGQPSAVNRLLVLNAEPRPGRGTVLLLREAIGF is encoded by the coding sequence ATGAACGACTTCCAGGAGATCGCTGACCGCGTCGAGATCGAGGCGCTGCGCGGCGAGTTCACCGACGCGGCGATGATGCGCGACCGCGCCCGACTCGCCGCGCTGTTCACCCCCGACGGGGTTCTGCGCATGCCCAACGTCCCGGTCGAGCTCATCGGCCGGGAGGAGATCCGGACCGGTGGCGAACGCCTGCAAAGCCAGTGGGACTTCTTCGTGCAGAACAGCCACCCGGGCACAGTCCGGATCGACGGCGATGCCGCCACGGGTCGCACGTACATACAGGAGATCGCGCGTGTGCTCGACGGCCAATCGGGCCTGAACTTCGCCATCTACCACGACACCTACCGGCGTACTCCGGAGGGATGGAAGTTCGCCGAGCGGGTCTACGAGGTCAGGTACGTCGACACCACCCCGCTGCGGGGTTTTGCGCCCGACCCCGACGCTCAGGCGCACGGCTCCGGCAAGGCCGGAGACACCGGTCGGGCATCGGGTGCCGGTGAGGCGGACGCACCGGCCACCGGGGCGGCCGCCGACTACAGCGCACCGGCGTCCGCCGAACGGCTGGACCGCGCGATCGCCGCGCTGCGGGCGAACGGCTTTACCGCCGAACTGCTCGACGACGCCGCGGCGGCCCGCGCCCGCATCAAGGATCTGATACCGGAGGGCGCGGGCGTGTTCACCGGGGCCAGCGAGACACTTCGGCTCTCCGGCATCGCGCAGGACATCGAGACGGGCGACCGCTACCAGGCCATCCGGCCGCGCGTGCTGAAGATGGACCGCGCCACCGAGTCCGACCAGATCCGCCGACTGGCCGCCACCCCCGACGTCTTCGTCGCCAGCGTCACGGCCGTCACCGAGACCGGCTCACTCGTCCTCGCCTCCGGCAGCGGCAGCCAGCTGCCCGCCTCCGGCGGCGCAGCAAGGGCGATCTGGGTCGTCGGGGCACAGAAGGTGGTGCCCGACCTGAACACCGCACTGCGCCGGGTCGAGGAGCACGCCCTCCCGCTGGAAACCGCCCGCGCCAAGGCGGTCTACGGGCAACCGAGCGCGGTCAACCGTCTGCTCGTCCTCAACGCCGAGCCGCGGCCCGGGCGCGGCACCGTCCTGCTGCTGCGCGAGGCCATCGGATTCTGA
- the sigJ gene encoding RNA polymerase sigma factor SigJ: protein MTTPSGQAQRQADEQRDPGLSRIMSERRQLLNLAYRMLGSLADAEDVVQETYTRWYAMSRAQQEAVESPGAWLTKVASRICLTLLGSARTRRETYVGEWIPEPLPDPAEWIAGAAGGPGADPADRITLDESVTMAFLVVFESMTPAERVAFVLHDIFRYPFAEVAEIVGRSPAACRQLASSARRRITAARTEASPNAARQASVVRRFKAAWEAQDIEALLSLLDPGATAISDGGGRAIAHLLPIEGAEQIAHLYLTIARFAPPRTILERTVNGLPGLAVESEGRIETVFAFEVADDDRITHIWAVRNPDKLRPWQLS from the coding sequence ATGACCACCCCGTCGGGACAGGCACAGCGGCAGGCAGACGAGCAGCGGGACCCGGGACTGAGCAGGATCATGAGCGAGCGGCGACAACTGCTCAATCTCGCCTACCGGATGCTCGGGTCCCTGGCCGACGCGGAGGACGTCGTCCAGGAGACCTACACCCGCTGGTACGCGATGTCCCGGGCGCAGCAGGAGGCCGTCGAGTCCCCGGGCGCCTGGCTGACGAAGGTGGCCAGCCGCATCTGCCTGACCCTGCTCGGCTCGGCGCGCACCCGGCGGGAGACCTACGTCGGCGAATGGATCCCAGAGCCGCTGCCCGACCCGGCCGAGTGGATCGCCGGGGCGGCAGGCGGCCCCGGGGCAGACCCGGCTGACCGGATCACCCTCGACGAGTCGGTGACCATGGCCTTCCTGGTCGTCTTCGAGTCGATGACCCCAGCCGAGCGGGTCGCGTTTGTGCTGCACGACATCTTCCGCTACCCGTTCGCCGAGGTGGCCGAGATCGTCGGCCGCAGCCCGGCGGCGTGCCGTCAACTGGCGTCCTCGGCCCGCCGTCGCATCACCGCCGCCCGGACCGAGGCGAGCCCGAACGCGGCCCGGCAGGCGAGCGTCGTCCGGCGATTCAAGGCGGCCTGGGAGGCGCAGGACATCGAGGCCCTGCTGAGCCTGCTCGACCCAGGCGCCACCGCGATCTCCGACGGCGGTGGCCGCGCCATCGCCCACCTGCTGCCGATCGAGGGCGCAGAGCAGATCGCCCACCTCTACCTCACGATCGCCCGGTTCGCGCCGCCCCGCACGATCCTCGAGCGCACCGTCAACGGGCTGCCGGGCCTTGCGGTTGAGTCCGAGGGCCGGATCGAGACGGTGTTCGCGTTCGAGGTCGCCGACGACGACCGGATCACGCACATCTGGGCGGTGCGCAATCCGGACAAGCTCCGCCCATGGCAACTGTCGTGA